ATGCCATAAGTAGTAGGCATAGCCGCCTGTTCCGAGCACCAAAACAGCCACAATGGCTAAAATGACAAGTAATGCCTTTCTTTTTTTCTTTCTTTTTTCAGCTCTCATATAAAGTCCTCGCTTTTTTGTCATCTAGTATGATTATAAGTTTCTTAATATTTGAAAACAACTAAAATTTGTCTAGTTCTTTACAATAGACGGCTGCTTGTAACAAATGTTTCGGTATTTTAAGAAAATCCGCAAAAACTTTTCGTTGTTTCGAAAGATATCTTAAAATAAGCTTAAAATTGTCGATAAAAACAGGAGAGGTGATATAGGAATGAAAAAACTTGCTATTTTAATGTTCTCAATGCTGCTTCTATTATCTGCTTGCGGCACAGCTGAGAACTCATCAGGTTCAGAAACAAATTCAGATAGCCAGGATGCGGCTGCTGAAGAAACTGTAACGAAGGAAGGCACGTTTGCCGGTTTGGCGGACAGCCATACGATTGCAGTCGATATTGATGGTAAAGAAACAATGATTCAGGTTGGTTCAGACCTTCAGGACAAAATGAACAGCATGTCAGAAGGACAAAAAGTGGATGTCGAATACACAAAAGATTCAAATGGCGTCTTAACGCTAAAGAGTCTTGAGACGAAGTAATAAAAACTTCTTAGGGGGTTCTATGTTTTGAAAAAAGTGAAGCTCTTGCTTCTTGCGTCAGTCACTGCGGCGGCTTTTGCATGCCCGGCGTTTATGCAGTCTGCGAAAGCCGCTGATAAGACTATTTCGGTGAAGCTGAGTAATTATGTAGGCAACAAATCAAGCTTGAATGTCGATATCACTGGCGGCTATGAAATTCCCGGCTCAAGAATTGCGGATACAGAGCGATACGGGGGGGCTACCCGTTTTGACGTTGCCAATCATGTAGCGTCAGCCGGCTGGACAAATCCAACGACTGTGGTCATTGTGAATCGAGACGCTTTTGCCGATGCGCTCTCAGCAACACCGCTTGCCAAAAAATACGACGCGCCGATTTTATTAACAGACGCAGGTTCGCTAACACCCAAAACAGAAAGTGAAATAGCAAAACTAAATCCTGACAACATTCTCATCATTGGCGGGACAATCAGTGTTTCTAAAAATGTAGAAAATACATTGAGAAAATATGGTTCTATCGATCGGATTGGCGGAGCAACCCGTTACGAGGTTTCCAAAAACATAGCCGATCGAATGGGGAATTACAGCCAGGCAGTAGTGGCTACAGGCATGGTCTTTACAGATGCCTTGTCAATCGCGCCATATGCTGCAATGAACGGTTATCCGATTTTACTTGCGGGAGACAACAACATCCGCAGTGATTACAAAATTCCAAGTAAAGTAACAATTGTCGGCGGTCCGTTGAGTGTCAGCACTGGCGTGGAAAGCACATTAAAAAAACAGGCGGCTGTGAAGCGGATTGGCGGGGTTTCCCGGTATCAAGTATCTGCCAATATCGTAAAAGAATTAAATATGAAAGCGACAAAGGTCTTCATGTCAAACGGTAAAACCTTTGCGGATGCTTTAACGGGATCAGTACTTGCAGCGAAGCAAGGCAGCCCTTTACTGTTGGTTGAATCCGGCAGCCTCCCGTCACCAGTCGCTGATGTGGTGGCGTCAAAAGGAACTCAGTCATTTGCACTCCTTGGGGGAAACATCTCCGTGAGTGATACGCTAAAAAATAAACTGGCAGATACTTTCTCAGGATCTGGATATTCAGTTAAGCTATCAGGCGGAAACCTGGTACTTTATAAAAACAGCACTGCTATCAAGACGCTTGGAACTTCTTTCACAGCAAATCCTAAAAAATATGCAACGACTAATTCCATCAGTCTGAATGGAAAGCCGTATCTTGGAAATATGAAATTCACGATCGAGTCAGGCAAATATGTTCGTCCGATCAATGTGAATATTCCTTTCGAAGATTACTTAAAGGGTGTTGTACCTCATGAGATGCCGGCTAGCTGGCAAAAAGAAGCACTTAAAGCTCAAGCTGTCGCTGCCCGTACCTATTCCATCAGATCGGCCGGAAAAGAAGTACAAGACACCACCGCTTTTCAGGTATATGGCGGATATGACTGGAATTCGAGAACGTCAGAGGTTGTAGAAGCCACAAAAGGAAAAGTGTTGAAATACAACGGCAATTTGATTTCAGCTACGTATTCATCAAGTAACGGCGGGTACACAGAAGCAAGCGGCGAGGTGTGGAGCAGCCAGCTTCCTTATTTAATCGCCAAAAAAGACTCCTATGACCCGCAGAGAAGCTGGTCTCTGTCATTAAATAAAACCCAGCTTGATAAAAGCAGCTTGAATCTTAAAAGTCCGGGATCTTGGTGGGGCACTAAAAATGAAATCAACTCCGCGTATTTGAGCGGTTTGAAAAGCTGGTTTATCAAAAACAAATACAGCAATGCCGAGTCTATTAAAATCACGAAAATATCCAGTGTGACATTCAGTACGGCAAAAACTGCCGGTCAGCGGCCGGAAACAGCAAGTGTGACATTCTCTTATTTCGTGAAAGAAAAATCAAATGGCTACATTCTTTCAAATGGAAGCCTGAGTGAAAAAACAGCAACAATTTCTGTACCTGCGACACAGCTGAGAACGATGCTTGGCGCTTCAAATATGAAGAGTACATACGCTTCTGTCTCAAGCAATACGAATGCCTTTCTCATTAGCGGTAAGGGATATGGACACGGCATAGGCATGAGCCAATATGGAGCGAATGCCAGAGCGGCTGCAGGACAATCGTATACAACAATTTTAAGTTTTTACTATCCGGGAACGACTCTATCAACCTATTAAAAGATTGGTAGAAGTTCAAGGGGGCGATATGCCTCCTTCGTTCGTTATTTGATTTATGAATCATTATCAATCTTTGGAGGGACTATCTTTGCGGATCTTTCTTAAAAGCTTACCAATCTTGATATTGGGAGTCGTGTTGTTTGTACCAAATGCTTTTGCAGCCAACTCTGTCACAAGGCTGGATGGAGCAAGCAGATATGAGGTTGCTGTGAATGTGTCAAAACAAGGCTGGAGCAGTGCGAGCACAGTTATTGTGGCGAACGGAACAGCATATGCCGACGTATTAACTGCCGCTCCTCTGGCTTATAAATACAATGCTCCAATTCTATTGACGGAATCATCCAAGCTGACAACACCGACCAAAGACAGAATCAGCCAGCTCAAACCGAGCAAGGTTATCGTCATTGGCGGAACGATCAGTGTTTCCAACAACGTTGTAAGTGACATTAAAAAATTGGGTGTTTCCACTGTGGAACGGATCGGCGGAAGAAGCCGCTATGAAGTTGCCCAAAATATTTCAAAAAAATTGTCTTCAAATTCAAGAGCGGTCATCGCAAATGGAACGGCATATGCCGACAGTCTGGCGATCGGCTCTTATGCCGCTCGCAATGGTATCCCGATTCTGTTAACAACGGCAAGCTCAATTCCAACACCGACAAAAAATGCGATGAGTGGAAAAGGAACAACTTCGACAATCGTGGTCGGAGGAGCAATCAGTGTGTCTAATAGTGTTTACAGCCAGCTGCCTTCACCAACAAGAATTGGCGGAAACAGCCGTTTTGAAGTGGCTGCGAACATAGCGAAGAAGTACTATTCTTCATCAAAGGCTGCATTTGTCAGCAATGGCTATAAATATGCCGATGCTTTAGCCGGTTCTGTGCTGGCGGCTAAGCAAAATCGTCCAATGCTGTTTACAGATGCCGGTTCACTGCCGACTGCCACAAGAACAGTCATCGGATCAAATAGCAAGAACACATTCACTGTACTGGGAGGAAC
The Bacillus vallismortis genome window above contains:
- a CDS encoding SpoIID/LytB domain-containing protein, whose protein sequence is MKKVKLLLLASVTAAAFACPAFMQSAKAADKTISVKLSNYVGNKSSLNVDITGGYEIPGSRIADTERYGGATRFDVANHVASAGWTNPTTVVIVNRDAFADALSATPLAKKYDAPILLTDAGSLTPKTESEIAKLNPDNILIIGGTISVSKNVENTLRKYGSIDRIGGATRYEVSKNIADRMGNYSQAVVATGMVFTDALSIAPYAAMNGYPILLAGDNNIRSDYKIPSKVTIVGGPLSVSTGVESTLKKQAAVKRIGGVSRYQVSANIVKELNMKATKVFMSNGKTFADALTGSVLAAKQGSPLLLVESGSLPSPVADVVASKGTQSFALLGGNISVSDTLKNKLADTFSGSGYSVKLSGGNLVLYKNSTAIKTLGTSFTANPKKYATTNSISLNGKPYLGNMKFTIESGKYVRPINVNIPFEDYLKGVVPHEMPASWQKEALKAQAVAARTYSIRSAGKEVQDTTAFQVYGGYDWNSRTSEVVEATKGKVLKYNGNLISATYSSSNGGYTEASGEVWSSQLPYLIAKKDSYDPQRSWSLSLNKTQLDKSSLNLKSPGSWWGTKNEINSAYLSGLKSWFIKNKYSNAESIKITKISSVTFSTAKTAGQRPETASVTFSYFVKEKSNGYILSNGSLSEKTATISVPATQLRTMLGASNMKSTYASVSSNTNAFLISGKGYGHGIGMSQYGANARAAAGQSYTTILSFYYPGTTLSTY
- a CDS encoding N-acetylmuramoyl-L-alanine amidase, translated to MRIFLKSLPILILGVVLFVPNAFAANSVTRLDGASRYEVAVNVSKQGWSSASTVIVANGTAYADVLTAAPLAYKYNAPILLTESSKLTTPTKDRISQLKPSKVIVIGGTISVSNNVVSDIKKLGVSTVERIGGRSRYEVAQNISKKLSSNSRAVIANGTAYADSLAIGSYAARNGIPILLTTASSIPTPTKNAMSGKGTTSTIVVGGAISVSNSVYSQLPSPTRIGGNSRFEVAANIAKKYYSSSKAAFVSNGYKYADALAGSVLAAKQNRPMLFTDAGSLPTATRTVIGSNSKNTFTVLGGTISVTGNVTNQLKNVIVGKKIFVDAGHGGYDSGAVGNGLKEKDVNLAVAKLVNSKLSKGGAVPVMARSTDFFLELSERVAKAKSNRANLFVSIHANSAVSSATGTETFYYTKYESANSKRLATEIQNRLYKALNTQNRGVKIGNFHVIRESTMPSSLVELAFISNVNDASKLKSALYQEKAAQAIYEGIIGYY